In Porites lutea chromosome 1, jaPorLute2.1, whole genome shotgun sequence, a single genomic region encodes these proteins:
- the LOC140932262 gene encoding 5-hydroxytryptamine receptor 7-like: MELWFWILGWILSILTIAGNGFIVFLVCKKRQLRTKTNAFIVSLAVADFCVGVSVVPSFFICDITGGCDWPTGNRPLWTFGIRWLFGYASVMNLCSLVLERYIAIVKPLKYLTAMTRCRVVKMIIFSWTIPIIFVVGLLLILSRISAMFFVSIFAILVEFFSCSILIFCTASIIRVVYKQDRAAPSLGKVRRFSQHRDKSAIVMMTIVVGLFLICYGVYFRCSFAVLFLNITCNDFSYKIPLFILNSAINPWAYALFKRDIKAMIKRLICRATSSHSAMPFILAKRSAVGSRTF; encoded by the coding sequence ATGGAGTTATGGTTTTGGATCCTTGGTTGGATTCTGTCTATCCTGACGATAGCTGGAAATGGTTTCATTGTTTTCCTTGTGTGCAAAAAAAGGCAGCtccgcaccaaaaccaacgcCTTCATTGTCTCACTTGCAGTGGCTGATTTCTGTGTTGGAGTGAGCGTCGTTCCTTCCTTCTTCATTTGCGACATTACAGGAGGCTGCGATTGGCCTACAGGAAACCGTCCTTTATGGACATTTGGTATAAGATGGTTGTTTGGTTACGCATCTGTGATGAATTTGTGCAGTTTAGTACTCGAACGCTACATCGCCATCGTGAAACCTTTAAAATATCTAACTGCTATGACCAGATGTCGAGTTGTTAAAATGATAATCTTTTCGTGGacaatccctataatttttgtaGTAGGTCTGCTATTAATTTTGTCAAGAATTTCAGCTATGttttttgtaagtatttttgctattttggtAGAGTTTTTCTCATGTTCTATATTAATTTTCTGCACCGCTTCGATAATACGTGTTGTTTATAAGCAAGATAGAGCAGCACCTAGCTTAGGAAAAGTGAGACGATTTAGCCAACATCGTGACAAGTCTGCGATTGTAATGATGACAATTGTTGTAGGCTTGTTTCTTATTTGTTACGGCGTATATTTTCGCTGTAGTTTTGCAGTACTTTTTCTTAACATAACCTGTAATGATTTCAGTTATAAAATACCTCtgttcattttaaactctgccATCAACCCTTGGGCGTATGCTCTCTTCAAGAGGGACATAAAGGCGATGATCAAAAGACTGATCTGTAGGGCAACGTCCAGTCACAGTGCAATGCCTTTTATTTTAGCCAAACGTTCTGCCGTAGGAAGTAGGACTTTCTAA
- the LOC140921532 gene encoding patched domain-containing protein 3-like, translating into MGDNSHVGSCCCNHRFSPCVLWTSFCSWFVHVLERFFGWFGEGIAKHPLLTIPLCLVFVSICSVGFAWMNVENRTEKLFIPQNSKAMEDLNAAEKYFPVRFREEIVLLVASSDPPNVINRGCLEQALEVHQAVVELKSYSELCLTLPGVGAKNPKECMMINPLDIFQFDKGNLNRTDSQLQEKVSKEYTNTMNPQAMFVMRNGRSFRYNFERMFGKVEKEGENITGAQALQMIYYMRDPSDKDSNAKILEWEKTFVDKLQSLVGKHSCFAVHFSSERSLDDAIAESSGSDVTLVSITFTLMITFACVMLGKFMNPLTGHSLLANAGVFAVALGILAGFGLAMWCRVPFVSLVGVLPFLILGIGIDDMFILVDELDRQQRSMTVVETVKEVLSRSGATITMTTLTDLVAFAVSTSTSFPAIRYFCVYAALTVTFSYLMIVTYFVAIMSYDVKRIKAGRRDCLPFCRAPPPRENAPAWDEPRLQTSNKLMEAWARFLTLSVVKVFVIIFSWCFLAAGIYGVTKVDESFDRRILAKDDSYLKKFLSTQEEYFELSIPVSVVETGNIDYGNRSVQEELRSLSKIVTSNKYYENRTLSWIEVFSQYAQDTNKNILGSNFTPELLSFLNIYSNFKQDVKFSLDNKSVEVSRIMGFMKTSTSSSFQKNAMLTLREDLQTGTLKNLAAFPIARPFIFFEQYAITSRETVRNLLIAALAVLIVTSPFLVDCTVTLLVVLNFAALICELFGLMVIWSVSLNSVSMINLVMAIGFAVDYSAHIAHAYVMSDKDTANERVVEALSTLGASVLMGGFSTFLGMVVLAFAASEIFRIFFKMFLGIVVFGLLHGLCILPVYLSLFDWKPAITKPISAVHVSDEYHSENDGVVDRLQHDGKGRNEKVSTDGDLRSASSNEGFQLHEQRPLNESTDDYHRSKDDATDYMMNEQHGGDEGAIKATTEGDLRSASSNEGFELNDQSRPLDRTVVVQQAHQENNESDVHNEVNDMEKEDIKVESNDPIEVPQKSNAEESERELFLTTQASEHGQEEGGNTNSERYAKQATPLMLNEQNIASDDSTKF; encoded by the exons ATGGGAGATAACAGTCACGTTGGAAG TTGTTGCTGTAACCATCGTTTTAGTCCCTGTGTTCTTTGGACTTCGTTTTGCAGCTGGTTTGTTCATGTTCTTGAAAGATTCTTTGGCTGGTTTGGTGAAGGAATCGCGAAACATCCGCTGCTTACCATCCCACTGTGTCTAGTTTTCGTAAGCATATGCTCTGTCGGGTTTGCTTGGATGAACGTTGAAAACAGGACAGAAAAACTCTTTATTCCTCAAAACAGCAAAGCCATGGAGGATTTAAACGCAGCTGAGAAGTATTTTCCAGTTCGATTTCGTGAAGAGATCGTTCTCTTGGTAGCATCGTCAGATCCTCCTAACGTTATTAATCGTGGTTGTCTGGAGCAGGCCCTAGAAGTTCACCAAGCAGTCGTGGAATTAAAATCGTATTCAGAATTGTGCCTGACCTTACCCGGTGTCGGCGCCAAAAATCCCAAGGAATGCATGATGATTAACCCTTTGGACATTTTTCAGTTTGATAAGGGAAATCTAAACCGCACGGATTCGCAGCTTCAAGAAAAAGTCTCTAAAGAGTACACGAACACGATGAATCCTCAAGCAATGTTTGTCATGCGCAATGGACGATCCTTTCGCTACAACTTCGAACGAATGTTTGGTAAAGTagaaaaagaaggagaaaacaTAACAGGCGCACAAGCGCTGCAAATGATCTATTATATGCGTGATCCAAGCGACAAAGATTCGAACGCTAAAATTCTTGAATGGGAGAAAACGTTCGTGGACAAACTCCAATCCTTGGTGGGCAAACATTCCTGCTTTGCAGTCCATTTCTCAAGCGAACGAAGCCTAGACGATGCTATTGCGGAAAGCAGTGGCTCTGATGTCACCTTGGTATCAATCACTTTTACCTTAATGATCACCTTCGCCTGTGTGATGTTAGGAAAGTTTATGAATCCATTGACGGGGCATTCATTACTAGCTAACGCAGGCGTGTTTGCAGTGGCCCTGGGGATCTTAGCTGGGTTTGGTTTGGCCATGTGGTGCCGAGTTCCATTTGTCAGTTTGGTGGGAGTGCTACCTTTCTTGATTCTTGGAATTGGAATCGACGACATGTTTATTCTGGTGGACGAACTTGATCGACAGCAACGCAGCATGACAGTTGTTGAAACAGTTAAGGAAGTCTTGTCACGCTCAGGTGCCACTATCACGATGACAACGTTGACCGATTTGGTGGCGTTTGCTGTCAGCACGTCTACCTCCTTTCCAGCTATCAG gtatttttgCGTGTATGCTGCCTTAACTGTGACCTTTTCATACTTAATGATTGTCACATATTTTGTGGCCATCATGTCATACGACGTAAAAAGGATTAAAGCGGGTCGAAGGGACTGTTTACCGTTCTGTCGCGCGCCACCACCAAGGGAAAACGCCCCGGCCTGGGACGAGCCTCGTCTTCAAACCTCTAACAAGCTTATGGAAGCCTGGGCCCGATTTCTTACCTTATCCGTGGTCAAAGTCTTTGTGATAATCTTCTCCTGGTGCTTTCTAGCGGCCGGGATATATGGGGTTACAAAGGTGGATGAAAGTTTTGACAGAAGAATATTGGCCAAGGATGATTCTTACCTCAAGAAATTTTTATCTACTCAAGAAGAGTACTTTGAGCTGTCCATTCCTGTGAGTGTTGTCGAAACTGGAAATATCGATTATGGAAATAGATCTGTCCAGGAAGAATTGAGAAGTCTGTCCAAAATTGTGACCTCTAACAAGTATTATGAAAACAGAACTTTGTCCTGGATTGAAGTGTTTTCCCAGTATGCCCAGGACACCAATAAAAATATCCTCGGGTCGAACTTTACGCCGGAGTTGTTGTCGTTTCTTAATAtatattcaaattttaaacaagACGTGAAGTTTTCCTTAGACAATAAAAGTGTCGAAGTCTCTCGAATTATGGGTTTCATGAAAACCTCGACCAGTTCTTCTTTTCAGAAGAATGCCATGCTAACGCTTCGAGAAGATCTCCAAACAGGTACATTGAAAAACCTTGCAGCATTCCCCATCGCTCGACCCTTCATTTTCTTTGAGCAGTACGCAATCACGTCAAGGGAAACCGTAAGGAACCTTTTAATCGCGGCCTTAGCTGTACTGATTGTTACAAGCCCCTTTCTAGTGGACTGTACTGTTACGCTCCTAGTGGTGCTAAACTTTGCTGCCCTGATATGTGAGCTGTTTGGATTGATGGTGATCTGGAGCGTATCTCTGAACTCTGTATCCATGATCAATCTTGTCATGGCTATAGGATTCGCGGTTGACTACAGCGCTCATATTGCGCATGCTTACGTGATGTCAGACAAGGACACAGCTAATGAACGTGTTGTCGAAGCTCTGAGCACGCTCGGCGCCAGCGTTTTGATGGGAG GTTTTAGTACTTTTCTTGGCATGGTAGTTCTGGCCTTTGCCGCTTCCGAGATtttccggatattttttaaaatgttcctTGGTATCGTCGTGTTCGGCCTTCTTCACGGACTGTGCATACTACCAGTATATCTCTCTTTATTCGACTGGAAACCTGCTATAACGAAGCCTATCTCGGCTGTTCACGTGAGCGACGAGTACCATTCTGAAAATGACGGTGTCGTTGATAGATTACAACACGACGGcaaaggaagaaatgaaaaagtgaGTACAGATGGTGATTTGAGAAGTGCCTCTTCGAATGAGGGCTTTCAACTGCACGAGCAGCGGCCTTTGAACGAAAGCACTGATGATTACCACCGATCTAAAGACGATGCCACTGATTATATGATGAACGAACAACACGGTGGGGATGAAGGGGCCATAAAGGCGACCACAGAGGGTGATTTGAGGAGTGCCTCATCGAATGAGGGTTTTGAACTGAACGACCAATCTCGGCCTTTAGACAGAACCGTTGTAGTTCAGCAGGCACACCAAGAAAACAATGAGAGTGATGTCCACAATGAAGTAAATGACATGGAAAAGGAGGACATTAAAGTTGAGAGTAACGATCCTATAGAGGTTCCACAGAAATCCAACGCTGAAGAAAGTGAAAGAGAGCTTTTCCTTACAACTCAAGCAAGCGAACATGGACAAGAAGAGGGCGGAAATACAAATTCGGAGAGATATGCTAAACAAGCTACTCCCCTTATGTTAAATGAGCAAAACATTGCATCGGAcgactcaacaaaattttaG
- the LOC140921739 gene encoding patched domain-containing protein 3-like: MIVTYFVAIMSYDVKRIKAGRRDCLPFCRAPPPRENAPAWDEPRLQTSNKLMEAWARFLTLSVVKVFVIIFSWCFLAAGKYGVTKVDESFDRRILAKDDSYLKKFLSTQEEYFELSIPVSVVETGNIDYGNRSVQEELRSLSKIVTSNKYYENRTLSWIEVFSQYAQHTNKNILGSNFTPELLSFLNMYSNFKQDVKFSLDNKSVEVSRIMGFMKTSTSSSFQKNAMLTLREDLQTGTLKNLAAFPIARPFIFFEQYAITSRETVRNLLIAALAVLIVTSPFLVDCTVTLLVVLNFAALICELFGLMVIWGVSLNSVSMINLVMAIGFTVDYSAHIAHAYVMSDKDTANERVVEALSTLGASVLMGGFSTFLGMVVLAFAASEIFRIFFKMFLGIVVFGLLHGLCILPVYLSLFDWKPAITKPISAVHVSDEYHSENDGVVDRLQHDGKGRNEKVSTDGDLRSASSNEGFELHEQRPLNESTDDYYRSKDDATDYVMNEQHGGDEGAIKATTEGDLRSASSNEGFELNDQSWPLDRTVVVKQAHQENNESDVHNEVNDMEKEDIEVESNDPTEVPQKSNAEESERELFLTTQAREHGQEEGGNSNSKSYAEQDTPLTLNEQNIASDDSTKF; the protein is encoded by the exons ATGATTGTCACATATTTTGTGGCCATCATGTCATACGACGTAAAAAGGATTAAAGCAGGTCGAAGGGACTGTTTACCGTTCTGCCGCGCCCCACCACCAAGGGAAAACGCCCCGGCCTGGGACGAGCCTCGTCTTCAAACCTCTAACAAGCTTATGGAAGCCTGGGCCCGATTTCTTACCTTATCCGTGGTCAAAGTCTTTGTGATAATCTTCTCCTGGTGCTTTCTAGCGGCCGGGAAATATGGTGTTACAAAGGTGGATGAAAGTTTTGACAGAAGAATATTGGCCAAGGATGATTCTTACCTCAAGAAATTTTTATCTACTCAAGAAGAGTACTTTGAGCTGTCCATTCCTGTGAGTGTTGTCGAAACTGGAAATATCGATTATGGAAATAGATCTGTCCAGGAAGAATTGAGAAGTCTGTCCAAAATTGTGACCTCTAACAAGTATTATGAAAACAGAACTTTGTCCTGGATTGAAGTGTTTTCCCAGTATGCCCAGCACACCAATAAAAATATTCTCGGGTCGAACTTTACGCCGGAGTTGTTGTCGTTTCTTAATATgtattcaaattttaaacaagACGTGAAGTTTTCCTTAGACAATAAAAGTGTCGAAGTCTCTCGAATTATGGGTTTCATGAAAACCTCGACCAGTTCTTCTTTTCAGAAGAATGCCATGCTAACGCTTCGAGAAGATCTCCAAACAGGTACATTGAAAAACCTTGCAGCATTCCCCATCGCTCGACCCTTCATTTTCTTTGAGCAGTACGCAATCACGTCAAGGGAAACCGTAAGGAACCTTTTAATCGCGGCCTTAGCTGTACTGATTGTTACAAGCCCCTTTCTAGTGGACTGTACTGTTACGCTCCTAGTGGTGCTAAACTTTGCTGCCCTGATATGTGAGCTGTTTGGATTGATGGTGATCTGGGGCGTATCTCTGAACTCTGTATCCATGATCAATCTTGTCATGGCTATAGGATTCACGGTTGACTACAGCGCTCATATTGCGCATGCTTACGTGATGTCAGACAAGGACACAGCTAATGAACGTGTTGTCGAAGCTCTGAGCACGCTTGGCGCCAGCGTTTTGATGGGAG GTTTTAGTACTTTTCTTGGCATGGTAGTTCTGGCCTTTGCCGCTTCCGAGATtttccggatattttttaaaatgttcctTGGTATCGTCGTGTTCGGCCTTCTTCACGGACTGTGCATACTACCAGTATATCTCTCTTTATTCGACTGGAAACCTGCTATAACGAAGCCTATCTCGGCTGTTCACGTGAGCGACGAGTACCATTCTGAAAATGACGGTGTCGTTGATAGATTACAACACGACGGcaaaggaagaaatgaaaaagtgaGTACAGATGGTGATTTGAGAAGTGCCTCTTCGAATGAGGGCTTTGAACTGCACGAGCAGCGGCCTTTGAACGAAAGCACTGATGATTACTACCGATCTAAAGACGATGCCACTGATTATGTGATGAACGAACAACACGGTGGGGATGAAGGGGCCATAAAGGCGACCACAGAGGGTGATTTGAGGAGTGCCTCATCGAATGAGGGTTTTGAACTGAATGACCAATCTTGGCCTTTAGACAGAACCGTTGTAGTTAAGCAGGCACACCAAGAAAACAATGAGAGTGATGTCCACAATGAAGTAAACGACATGGAAAAGGAGGACATTGAAGTTGAGAGTAACGATCCTACAGAGGTTCCACAGAAATCCAACGCTGAAGAAAGTGAAAGAGAGCTTTTCCTTACAACGCAAGCAAGGGAACATGGACAAGAAGAGGGCGGAAATTCAAATTCGAAGAGTTATGCCGAACAAGATACTCCCCTTACGTTAAATGAGCAAAACATTGCATCGGAtgactcaacaaaattttaG
- the LOC140921932 gene encoding uncharacterized protein, whose amino-acid sequence MACMTFIRGFRRVNSLKYTKASLPTRHFCSAESNDENQSHTDARDIDENSLPRGRNLELVVSCLRVDRVIASGLGMGRRKASDYIAARKLFVNKENCKKAFLEVKEGDEIDLTLSKESDEVELSRFRVLAIDKNQTKKNKRRLSGIRFSRILMARKEFDEHYTQSGD is encoded by the exons ATGGCTTGCATGACCTTCATACGAGGTTTCAGACGTGTTAACTCGTTAAAGTACACTAAAGCAAGCCTTCCTACACGCCACTTCTGTTCTGCAGAAAGTAACGACGAAAATCAATCGCACACAGACGCCCGAGACATTGACGAAAACTCTCTTCCTCGAGGAAGAAACCTCGAATTGGTTGTGTCATGTTTACGAGTGGATAGAGTGATTGCGAGTGGCCTCGGAATGGGTAGAAG gAAAGCAAGTGACTATATTGCTGCCAGAAAATTATTTGTAAACAAGGAGAACTgtaaaaaagcatttttggaG gtAAAAGAAGGTGATGAAATAGATCTCACCTTAtctaaagaaagcgatgaagtTGAACTGTCCCGGTTTAGGGTTTTGGCAATtgacaaaaatcaaacaaagaaaaacaaacggcGTCTGAGTGGCATTAGATTTTCGAGGATTTTAATGGCAAGGAAAGAATTTGATGAACATTATACCCAGTCTGGTGACTGA